The stretch of DNA GTGAATCGGCATTGATTGCCGAGAAGTTTTCGGACCAACCCGACATCATGACATTACGGCTTTCGATTTCTTCTACCGCGAGCCCGCCGAAATCACCACCGGGCAGGTCGACGGTGATCCGGTGCCCGCTGTTTTCAAGCAACTTGCACCACAAATACATCGTGCCCCCGCGATGCGAACCGATCTCGAGAATGTTCCGCGGGGCGGTAATCAGCACCGTGCGGACCAAGGCTTCGATTTCACTGCGGATTTGCAACATGCCGATCTCAAAGGCGGCGTCAATCAGCTCTTTGAGGCGGGCTTCCTGGTAGCAAACCAAGGCTTGATCGATATTGCCCTGCTGCTCCAAGGTGCCGCCGAGTTGATGAAACGCGCCGCCGTGGTTTTGATCTAACCGCAGTGTTTGTTGAAAACTGGCGGTCGCCTCGCCGAGTTTATTTTGCTGCCGCAGGCTGACGCCCAGATCAAAATGCGCTGCCGCCATTTGCGGATCCAACTCCAGGGCGCGACGCTGCGCGGCTTCGGCATTGGATGAATCCCCTTGTGCCGCAAACGCCTGCCCCAGACGATGAAAACACTCGGCATCTGCCATGGGGGTGCCCACGACCTGCGACAGCCGTTCGATGGCCTGTGCGAAGTT from Symmachiella dynata encodes:
- a CDS encoding CmcI family methyltransferase, translated to MVSQQITADRTASQRNRTPISQKSGMVNGTRIDSGWEINPNATAVPGHRHLAREIYEHILSTQPDHLESLKELGQMDFEEGNFAQAIERLSQVVGTPMADAECFHRLGQAFAAQGDSSNAEAAQRRALELDPQMAAAHFDLGVSLRQQNKLGEATASFQQTLRLDQNHGGAFHQLGGTLEQQGNIDQALVCYQEARLKELIDAAFEIGMLQIRSEIEALVRTVLITAPRNILEIGSHRGGTMYLWCKLLENSGHRITVDLPGGDFGGLAVEEIESRNVMMSGWSENFSAINADSHAVSTYEKVRETLDGEKLDFLFIDGDHTYEGVKLDFFMYKNLVREGGLIAFHDIKDTQLHRDQNCHVARLWGELSGDKMQIQSDAQWGGIGVIQC